Within the Scleropages formosus chromosome 8, fSclFor1.1, whole genome shotgun sequence genome, the region TGCCCCCCAACCACATCTGGAGTGGCAATCTTATGTTCATCTTGAACAAAACTTAGTGTCACGCAGAGCTAACGACACATTCTGGAAGAGGGTGGATGTGTTCTCGGTGCTGCTTGGGTTCCACGCACATGACCCTTACTGGCATAGTCCTGCGGCAGCATAGGTTTCGAGATAACATGTCCGATAGCTTCTAGCCACTCCTTCTGCTCCCGCTCCTGCTCACACATGAAGATGAACTGCCGCTCGGGAgtctccaccatcatcccaaaCTTCCACTTGTTCCCCCTGGTGCCCCTAGGTTGCCTCTCTGTCACAGAGTAACCCATGTCCTCAGGGCCAATGAACACTGCTCCCAGCTCAACTGCATCCTTGAAACACGCACACAATCCAACCACTTTCAATATCATGACAGACCCAAACTCATgattttacagtaataataaatacactCTCTAAAAACAGAATTATACAGTGTCAGAGTGTTTACATGTACAAGAAAGATGAtgacaaaagaagaaaagagcagACTAAATTTAGCACTGACCTAACACCTCAGCTTCAGTCTGAGCCCATTAAACAAAACCACAGTGTTCACCTCACCAGTTGGGTTTTGAAGTAGAGCAGCTTCCTCTCTTGGGAGTCCAGCACAAACCATCTTTTTCTGAAGGCTTCACGTTGCTGTTAAGCAGGTGGCACATTAAGGGGGTACTTTCCAAACAGCAGCCCTGGAAACTGACttactacatttatatttatttattaagctgacacttttatccaagcaacttacaatgttaaggttacaattatcacaagcttataattatttacccatttatacagttgagtaattgagagtatgtaccttgctcaagggtactagagccagaagTAGGgaccaaacctgcaactttcagatccaaaggcaacagctctaaccacgacactaccagctgtccctcaacTAGAGTCCTTATACTAGCCCAAAATAAAAACTACCAACTACATCAGTTGCCTTAAGACCTCATACGCTGAATGCTTGAATTACGATTTTTGAGAATCCAAACATTTTCAAGGTTTGCTCAGTAGAAGAcattttactaaataaataccaacgttgtatttaaaaacactgGGTTGCTTACCATGGGTCCAGTCTTCTCCATATAACCTTCTTTCGTGTAATTTCTGGTTATCCATGGAATCAGCTACATAAAAAGACAAAGGAGATGAATGCCTGTGTTTGCCTCTTCAGGTTTGGGTGTTGTGTTTTGAGGTGAAAACATAATAGCTACTGCTAAACTGAGAGGAAAAGGGgttaaaatacaaagaaagagagttaagaagaaaaattgaaaatatcatTAATGCAACTAGAAAAATGCCATGGTCAGCATCTCAAAATTCCTCTTTTTGCGTAAGCTTATTTCTGGTAAACCCGTGAGAGGTcacaaaaggtttaaaaaaagaatagagGCCCAGGCTTGATTTAATTTCCTTGTTGGGGCTGGATGTCCATAGTGAAGAGTTATATATCTCAGTACATATTAATAATGAAGTGATGAAATCAGCAAGCATGCAGCATACACTTGTGGTCACCCGCTACGACACCACCGTGTAGAAGGTTATCATTATACATCATATTTATAATTAgtaatttagcagacatttttctcccaagtgCCGTTCAATTCGGAGTATATAAAGTGCATTCAACAAAAGACAAAGAACTTTTGACACAGAGACATGATTATCAATGCACAGCGTGTCTGTCCAGGCCAATGAAGAGATGGGGGGGGACATCGTGTGTGCTTACTTATAATTCTCGGCATGAGTTATACTCACTTCGCTGTCACTGGCTGTGGGAAAGGCCGTCTTCAAGTAGGCAAGTCGGGTGGCGCGAATGGCATTGAACCAGTTCACAATTTCCTAAAGGGAAGAAGCATTTTAGAGAACACAATCTTATTTCAGCTAATAGTTCAGACAGATCAGGCCTGTTCAGATGATTAGTCATGCAACCAAATCCACACAactaaaaattatattataaaacaAACCCTTTTTCTATGTCCACCATAATTTCCGAGAGATCTATCATGCATTAACATCCTGTCACTTTACATTTGGAGCAGTAAGCGGCATAACGGTCGTAGTAACAACATCATCTGAGTCCCAACGGTGCATTTAACCTGAATTTCCTAACTAAAACATTTACTCGTATACACGAGCCCGTAAACATGATCTTGTAAAGCTGTACTTCCTTTGTTAGTACAATGACAAAAATATTATGTGCTCATCAGATCAGTTTTCTGCTCACCTGACCACTTTCATGGTACACAAACAGGTTCCGGGTGCGTCCCTCCTCTAAAAACGTGATCTGAAGTCCATGTGGGTGTCCAATCTTCTCCGGCTGAAAGATGGCATTCAGCGTCTTTATGAAAATGACTGCTTTGGGCCCTTTGgtctacaaaaaaaatacatggatATGCCACCATTCAGCACCGATCACAGCACACAGCTGGCATTAAAACACAGAGCTACTCACATCTTCTTTGTTGAAGTATTTCAGAGTGAAATCCACATCAGAAAGAACGAATTTCCTTTTCTGAAACTGTCCCTTGTCTTTGCCCTTCTTCCAAAGTATCCCTTGATAGGCTCCTGGAGGGGGCCCAGGTACataattatttacagtgatttctcACTAAGATTATCGTTCGCGCTGTTTTGACTGGAGAAACTTTGGATTACAAGCGAGGCAGTCTTCTTTATCCAAATTACTTAATGCGCTGCAGAGCAAAAGACCAGCAGAAGTCAATAACATTTGCCACAGAATGGTGCACTTGGCAGTCGCAGCTCTAAAAGGAATTTTCAGATGTTGGCAGCGCAACTAAATCAAAGGGTGATTCCTCCGTTTACCTCCGGAATAGGCCTTCTGGAGATGTATGTTATCCCCTGTGAACTCCAGCCTCTCATACTTCGCTCTTATCCACTGTTCCCTTAGGACTCTGGGACAACAGAAGAGATTCTGTTGGAAGGTACAGTCTTTACACtggaataatacacacacacacacacacacacattttctgaactgcttgtcccatacagggttgcagggaaccagagggggaggggacacacccaggacgggacaccagtctgttacaaggcaccccaagtgggactcgaaccccagacccaccagagagcaggacccggtccaaccccccccccccgccccttcagcaaaaacagttacatttaaTGGATGAACACAAAATTAGACCTTCTAAATCTCAGGTTAAAGCAGCATTTCATTGAAATATGTCGGATTCTGCATCAATACACCGGCTCCTCATATTATGAAAGTTACGGACACAAACTTTTTTCACTGGAGtattttctaacatttctgaagacatactgctgttttcagcaaattaaaattCCTTTTAATTTAGTTCagagttaagaaaaaaaataagtggtACACAAGGATGGACTGAAGTTGCATCCAGGGCGGACCCTGCCCCACAGCCTGTGCTGCcgtgataggctctggaccaccatgaccttgcaTTAGagcaagtggttattaataatagaGAGGTGGAAGTGTTACAgagtatttgtttatttactacAGCTTTACCTGAGGTTTTCAAAGAGCCTAActcatgaataaatggaggggTGTCCGTATTAATGTACTtcttattgattgtgacttagtggttacagccagTTCTGGAGTTATGAAGACATCGTGGTCTGAACAGACTCCTGATCCCAACTGTGCTCAGGAGTCGAGGAGTCGGCGTGCAACATGCCTGTAAACGCCCTGACCAGATGCTACAAACTCAGGGGTCAAGACTGAGTCCTAAACAAAAGTCCTGCCTTCCAAGAACAGCACCACTTCAGGAAAGGTGGTATCTGTCAGCCAGCAAGCTCATTTGAGCACAGTTCCCTTTTGTGACCAGAACAATTGGCCCCGATTTCCTTCCCCTCTGTCAGCATGTGCGCTGGGTCATCATTTCTCTCCTTCCGCAAATAATCCAGTCAGCAGACAGCCACATTCACAGGGGACTACAGCAGTTCCACTATTTGATTCACAGAACACGTGTATTTCGCAGCCTTAAAAAAGCGAAACATGTATAACTGAAAGAGCGTTCTTTAAAAATGGCCAGTTCCCGGAACACGAGCTGGCAGGCAATACGTACGCGCTGTCCCATTGCTGTGGACGATAGTAGAAGCTGGGGACGGACCTCTCATAGAAAGCTCTAGCATTGGCATTCCCATTGGCCTTCATGAACTGCGGACACAAGCAAACCAGCTGATGCAACGGGGTAAACGGAGCTCGGAGGACACAGAGGAGTGGCACACAACACGTTGGACAGTCTGGCATCATGTAAATCACAGGCTCATCGACAATTTCACATTCCAGCGGCAGGATCATCGTCATCAGAGGGCTGTCACATGTTGCACTATCCAGTATTTTTGGTTTACGGAGGAAAACCGCACACCAGGGTAATATTACCACAGCACCACGTACGGACGTACCTCTACCAGCTCGTCGTCCCAGAAATCCAGCCGTATGGACTTGATGCGGCTGGCAGCGGGCAGGCTGCGGTGAGGTCCAGAacagtccaaacacacaaaGATTCCCAGGCTGCAGGAGGCCCAGTCAGGGTCTGTGGAGATGGGAGAGAGGGGAGGGTCTCGAACTTGCACGAGGAAAGAGGGGACCTTGTTACCTTGTAACACGCTTGTTTATAGTGTCTTTAATATGGAAAAACCGTGCCCATCAAGATAAAACTGAACTTATCATTAAGACTAATATTtcaatcagtttttaaaaatgcaagctATACACATCTGAGGTCTATAGGAGAATGGACTGTGTGAACAAACCATGTACATCTAGAGTTAATAAGCTAGATCACATTCTTCATTTTATAGTTTGTGTGAAATTTTTTAGAACAAAGTGTCTAAAGGTAGACTTTTGCTGGGATTTTG harbors:
- the adap2 gene encoding arf-GAP with dual PH domain-containing protein 2 isoform X2; this encodes MSNWDRNKKILLDLVKEPGNDRCADCGAPDPDWASCSLGIFVCLDCSGPHRSLPAASRIKSIRLDFWDDELVEFMKANGNANARAFYERSVPSFYYRPQQWDSAVLREQWIRAKYERLEFTGDNIHLQKAYSGGAYQGILWKKGKDKGQFQKRKFVLSDVDFTLKYFNKEDPEKIGHPHGLQITFLEEGRTRNLFVYHESGQEIVNWFNAIRATRLAYLKTAFPTASDSELIPWITRNYTKEGYMEKTGPMQREAFRKRWFVLDSQERKLLYFKTQLDAVELGAVFIGPEDMGYSVTERQPRGTRGNKWKFGMMVETPERQFIFMCEQEREQKEWLEAIGHVISKPMLPQDYATEANLRRKR
- the adap2 gene encoding arf-GAP with dual PH domain-containing protein 2 isoform X1, whose product is MSNWDRNKKILLDLVKEPGNDRCADCGAPDPDWASCSLGIFVCLDCSGPHRSLPAASRIKSIRLDFWDDELVEFMKANGNANARAFYERSVPSFYYRPQQWDSAVLREQWIRAKYERLEFTGDNIHLQKAYSGGAYQGILWKKGKDKGQFQKRKFVLSDVDFTLKYFNKEDTKGPKAVIFIKTLNAIFQPEKIGHPHGLQITFLEEGRTRNLFVYHESGQEIVNWFNAIRATRLAYLKTAFPTASDSELIPWITRNYTKEGYMEKTGPMQREAFRKRWFVLDSQERKLLYFKTQLDAVELGAVFIGPEDMGYSVTERQPRGTRGNKWKFGMMVETPERQFIFMCEQEREQKEWLEAIGHVISKPMLPQDYATEANLRRKR